The following coding sequences are from one Halomonas sp. HAL1 window:
- a CDS encoding TRAP transporter small permease → MSVLTPLRRVSDLVNQVAIVVCVGCILAMLGISFTAFLYKLITGSTLSWTYSLARLFLPWIGFLSMTISLRYGEHVAMTLLVRSLPRVMVQVAAGLCLAVIGLFALMLTWYGWDYFISATQVYMVSDQIRIPSKFTAIVIPISGVIMLLHLVHGFALLEHFIDEQDVIGELIDTTDGEHRS, encoded by the coding sequence ATGAGTGTTTTAACTCCTTTGCGCCGCGTGAGTGATCTCGTCAATCAGGTGGCCATCGTGGTGTGTGTGGGCTGTATCCTGGCGATGCTAGGCATCTCGTTCACTGCCTTTCTCTACAAGCTGATCACCGGTAGCACGCTGAGTTGGACCTACTCGCTGGCGCGGCTGTTTCTGCCCTGGATCGGCTTTCTTTCCATGACGATTTCGCTGCGCTACGGCGAACACGTCGCCATGACCCTGCTGGTTCGCAGCTTGCCCCGCGTGATGGTACAGGTGGCGGCCGGGCTCTGCCTGGCGGTGATCGGCCTGTTTGCACTGATGCTGACCTGGTATGGCTGGGACTACTTTATCAGCGCCACTCAGGTTTACATGGTCTCCGATCAAATCCGTATTCCCAGCAAGTTCACCGCCATTGTCATTCCCATTAGCGGGGTGATTATGCTGCTGCACTTGGTGCACGGCTTTGCCCTGCTGGAGCACTTCATCGATGAGCAGGACGTGATTGGCGAACTCATCGACACTACTGACGGGGAGCACCGCTCATGA
- a CDS encoding glycosyltransferase, with translation MPQRRRPYLSSPLSDPELAALTQLANGNALHLQREADRKARLASTLTLFHPAASTTNMPQSGMKVLMISDVYFPRVNGVSTSIASFHGALERLGHSVTLICPDYPVGQVDEPGVLRIPTRRVPGDPEDRMMRYRDLLALAPSLAGEAFDLIHVHTPFTAHYAGVALGRRLGLPVIATYHTLFEEYVHHYIRWLPRRWLRLAARRLSVHQCQQLDALVAPSRAMQETLTRYGVTTPSTVIPTGLSLESFCHPQGAQDDSDFRAHYDLPTDARLLLYVGRAAFEKNIDFLIDMLPKVLAEHPTARLIITGEGPAHDSLVRRAQEVGVAESVLFLGYLDRHGPLQAAYRAADVFVFASRTETQGLVLLEAMALGTPVVSTAMMGTLDVLKEGEGCLIAEDTHDDFAAKVNRLLRDNALCQQLAKRAQAYAASWHEDAKSAELVSLYRQIAAESLARGSK, from the coding sequence ATGCCACAGCGCCGACGCCCCTATCTCAGCTCTCCTCTCAGTGACCCAGAACTCGCGGCCCTAACTCAATTAGCCAACGGTAATGCCCTGCATCTACAACGTGAAGCTGACCGCAAGGCGCGGCTAGCATCGACTTTAACGCTGTTTCACCCAGCAGCGTCAACGACCAACATGCCGCAGAGCGGTATGAAAGTATTGATGATTTCGGATGTTTACTTCCCCCGTGTCAATGGCGTTTCCACCTCCATTGCCAGTTTTCACGGTGCCCTTGAGCGTTTGGGCCACTCGGTCACGCTGATCTGCCCCGACTACCCGGTGGGCCAAGTGGACGAACCGGGCGTGCTGCGTATTCCTACCCGCCGCGTGCCCGGCGATCCTGAAGACCGCATGATGCGCTACCGTGATCTGCTAGCCCTGGCACCTTCGCTGGCAGGTGAAGCCTTTGATCTCATTCATGTCCATACACCGTTTACCGCCCACTATGCCGGTGTAGCGCTTGGGCGTCGACTCGGGCTTCCGGTGATAGCGACCTACCACACCCTCTTTGAGGAGTATGTTCACCACTATATCCGCTGGCTTCCACGACGCTGGCTACGACTTGCCGCGCGTCGGCTTTCAGTGCACCAGTGCCAGCAGCTCGACGCCTTGGTCGCTCCTTCACGGGCCATGCAGGAAACCCTTACCCGCTACGGAGTGACCACGCCCTCTACGGTCATTCCCACCGGTTTGTCGCTGGAGTCGTTCTGCCACCCCCAGGGGGCCCAGGATGATAGCGACTTTCGTGCTCATTACGATCTGCCTACAGATGCGCGCCTGCTGCTCTATGTCGGCCGCGCCGCCTTTGAGAAGAACATCGATTTTCTGATCGATATGCTGCCCAAGGTATTAGCCGAACACCCCACCGCCCGGCTAATCATTACCGGCGAAGGCCCGGCCCATGACTCGCTTGTCCGGCGCGCCCAGGAAGTTGGCGTGGCAGAATCGGTGCTGTTCCTTGGCTATCTCGACCGCCACGGCCCGCTGCAAGCCGCCTACCGCGCCGCCGACGTTTTTGTATTTGCATCCCGCACGGAAACCCAGGGGCTGGTACTGCTTGAAGCGATGGCACTCGGCACACCGGTGGTTTCCACCGCCATGATGGGCACGCTAGACGTACTGAAAGAAGGAGAAGGCTGCCTGATCGCCGAGGATACCCATGACGACTTCGCCGCAAAAGTTAACCGCCTGCTACGCGATAACGCCCTCTGCCAACAACTTGCCAAACGAGCTCAAGCTTACGCTGCTAGTTGGCACGAGGATGCAAAGAGCGCAGAGCTCGTGAGTCTTTATCGCCAGATTGCGGCTGAGAGTTTGGCTCGTGGGAGCAAGTAA
- a CDS encoding AraC family transcriptional regulator: MALFELHSRNLAQEQVAHTHDFHQLILATCGVTELSMEGQGERVTARRGCLIPSSRHHEYQGDGSNRTLVLDIPVAHLASLEKGSEIERLFDKPRFFSVPPALNQLTHALANQLEQCPGLQNEIAILLLRALTMYLQDASPSEVGQLGQHCISERLDLARLDAWLDQHLADEIRVEQLAALCALSPGHFHSCFRELTGVTPLAYVQRRRLEHARTLVRHSTLSLGHIAMLVGFRDQGSFSRAYRRYFELSPSSDR; this comes from the coding sequence ATGGCCCTTTTTGAGCTGCATAGCCGCAACTTAGCCCAGGAGCAGGTGGCCCATACCCACGATTTCCATCAGCTTATTCTGGCCACTTGTGGCGTCACGGAGCTTTCGATGGAAGGCCAGGGGGAGCGGGTTACCGCTCGCCGTGGCTGTCTGATTCCTTCCTCGCGCCATCACGAGTACCAGGGTGATGGCAGTAACCGCACTCTGGTGTTGGATATTCCCGTTGCGCATTTGGCGTCGCTTGAAAAGGGCAGCGAGATTGAACGCCTGTTTGATAAGCCGCGCTTTTTCAGCGTGCCGCCCGCGTTAAACCAACTGACCCACGCCCTGGCCAATCAGCTTGAACAGTGCCCTGGGCTGCAGAATGAAATCGCGATTCTGCTTTTACGGGCGCTGACCATGTACCTGCAAGATGCCTCTCCCTCAGAGGTCGGGCAATTGGGTCAGCACTGCATCAGCGAACGACTCGATCTTGCCCGCCTGGATGCTTGGTTGGATCAGCATCTTGCCGATGAGATCCGTGTCGAGCAGCTAGCTGCTTTATGTGCCTTGAGCCCAGGACACTTTCACAGCTGCTTTCGTGAGCTGACCGGCGTTACGCCGCTGGCCTACGTGCAGCGCAGGCGCTTAGAGCATGCCCGTACCTTGGTTCGCCATAGCACGCTCAGCTTAGGGCATATCGCCATGCTGGTCGGCTTTCGCGATCAAGGCAGTTTTTCCCGCGCCTATCGGCGTTATTTCGAGCTTTCCCCATCTTCAGATCGTTAG
- a CDS encoding histone deacetylase family protein, giving the protein MKCFYHPDQALHAPPTFLLRGQPVPSPEGPVRAELLTQGLATAGLTLTTPAEADSPTLRKRLEQIHTPRYLTFLDTIYARWQALPNAAEFVAPNIHPCGGGHHYPRHPIGQAGWHLHDMACPLSATSFQGALASAASAEAAAEEVLNGAPTAYALCRPPGHHAGPERAGGFCLLNNSALAATVLRERFAKVAIIDVDLHHGNGTQDIFYHRSDVWTGSLHADPSDFYPFFWGGADEEGCEEGVGANVNLPLPVGSDGDVYLDSLAVLIDHLQRYEPDAVVVALGLDAHKDDPLAGLTVETEAFIEVGKRLAALSLPMVIVQEGGYPTEHLSANLTAFMQGFTA; this is encoded by the coding sequence ATGAAGTGTTTTTATCACCCTGACCAAGCGTTGCATGCGCCGCCGACCTTCCTGCTGCGCGGTCAGCCCGTGCCCTCGCCGGAAGGCCCGGTGCGCGCCGAGCTGCTTACCCAGGGGCTAGCAACGGCAGGGCTGACCCTGACCACACCTGCCGAGGCCGATTCGCCTACGCTGCGCAAGCGTCTGGAACAGATCCATACACCGCGCTACCTTACGTTTTTGGACACCATTTACGCTCGCTGGCAGGCGCTGCCCAACGCGGCGGAATTTGTTGCACCCAATATTCACCCTTGCGGCGGTGGTCACCACTACCCGCGTCACCCGATTGGGCAGGCGGGCTGGCATTTGCACGATATGGCCTGCCCGCTAAGTGCCACCAGCTTTCAAGGCGCGCTGGCCTCAGCCGCTAGTGCCGAAGCCGCGGCAGAAGAGGTGCTTAATGGCGCGCCAACGGCCTACGCGCTGTGCCGCCCGCCGGGCCACCATGCCGGGCCGGAGCGCGCCGGGGGCTTTTGCCTGCTGAACAATTCAGCGCTGGCCGCCACCGTGCTTCGTGAACGCTTTGCCAAGGTGGCGATCATCGATGTGGATCTGCACCACGGCAACGGCACCCAGGATATTTTCTATCACCGCAGCGATGTCTGGACGGGCTCGCTGCATGCCGACCCCAGCGACTTCTACCCGTTTTTTTGGGGTGGCGCTGATGAAGAGGGCTGCGAGGAGGGCGTAGGTGCTAACGTTAATCTACCCTTGCCGGTAGGCAGCGACGGGGATGTCTATCTGGACTCCCTGGCAGTGTTAATTGATCACCTGCAGCGCTACGAGCCCGATGCCGTGGTGGTGGCGCTCGGGTTAGACGCCCATAAAGATGACCCGCTCGCGGGGCTTACGGTGGAAACCGAGGCGTTTATCGAAGTAGGAAAACGCTTAGCGGCACTCTCGCTACCCATGGTGATTGTGCAGGAAGGGGGCTACCCCACCGAGCATCTAAGCGCCAACCTGACTGCCTTTATGCAAGGTTTTACAGCATGA
- a CDS encoding helix-turn-helix domain-containing protein, whose protein sequence is MINEESTGNVYDDIHSNDADEMLIKAQLATKIGEVIKQRRLTHVKVSELTGLSQPKVSALLKGQFRGISEFKMLESLARLGRDVRIVVGPARPRSKPGHVQLEVS, encoded by the coding sequence ATGATCAATGAAGAAAGCACCGGCAACGTCTACGACGATATCCACAGCAATGATGCCGATGAAATGCTGATCAAAGCACAGCTTGCTACCAAGATCGGTGAGGTCATCAAGCAGCGCCGTTTAACGCATGTCAAAGTTTCCGAGTTGACTGGCCTGTCTCAGCCTAAAGTGTCTGCCCTTCTTAAAGGCCAGTTTCGGGGCATCAGCGAATTCAAGATGCTTGAGTCTCTCGCTCGCCTGGGTCGTGATGTACGCATTGTGGTGGGGCCAGCTCGCCCACGCTCTAAACCTGGGCATGTACAGCTTGAGGTATCTTAA
- the dctP gene encoding TRAP transporter substrate-binding protein DctP — translation MNAKKSALFAALAALPLAIASANAQAQSYEMVIATQLPEDMSNNEIYPALVHFKNLVEARTDGDLEVTIFGGGQLGSEVENGSEVQGGRTLQSTIMSAGAMSSFYEDYQVVTAPFLFTNWRQAWSFFDSEWFADFMSGTVEDADMRYLGTFDDGGGFVAFTNNVRLIETVEDLEGLNIRTEENPAHVAIMRSLGASATPLPWGELITALETGLADGQFNAPVLNTTFNFDAVTDYTTLTGHVYNSAPWVVSESWYQSLPEEHQQAVISSAREAIQLSHGMSGALATASWVESCERFEECYLMPDAERERMAEIARPAWQAWIVDDFGMDEARVQGLLGEVERVGQQLADDDYRIYGQ, via the coding sequence ATGAACGCTAAAAAATCTGCACTTTTCGCCGCCTTGGCGGCACTTCCGCTAGCCATTGCCAGCGCTAATGCTCAAGCGCAATCCTATGAAATGGTGATCGCCACGCAGTTGCCCGAGGATATGAGTAATAACGAAATCTATCCGGCGCTGGTGCATTTCAAAAATTTGGTAGAGGCGCGCACCGATGGAGATCTAGAGGTCACCATCTTTGGTGGCGGCCAGCTGGGCTCTGAAGTGGAAAACGGCTCGGAAGTGCAGGGCGGGCGAACGCTACAGTCGACCATTATGTCCGCCGGGGCGATGTCATCCTTCTACGAAGACTACCAAGTCGTTACGGCGCCTTTCCTGTTTACCAACTGGCGCCAGGCGTGGAGCTTCTTTGACAGCGAATGGTTCGCCGACTTTATGTCCGGCACCGTCGAAGATGCCGATATGCGCTATTTGGGCACCTTCGACGATGGCGGTGGTTTTGTCGCTTTCACTAATAACGTGCGCTTGATCGAGACCGTTGAAGATTTAGAAGGCCTTAATATCCGTACCGAAGAGAACCCTGCCCACGTGGCGATTATGCGCTCGCTAGGCGCTTCTGCTACGCCACTGCCCTGGGGCGAGCTGATCACCGCGCTGGAAACCGGCCTGGCCGATGGTCAGTTCAATGCGCCGGTACTTAACACCACCTTTAACTTTGATGCAGTGACCGACTACACCACGCTCACAGGGCATGTGTATAACAGTGCGCCCTGGGTCGTCAGCGAGTCGTGGTACCAGTCGCTACCCGAAGAGCATCAGCAGGCCGTGATTAGTTCTGCGCGGGAGGCGATTCAGCTGAGCCACGGTATGTCTGGCGCGTTAGCGACCGCCAGTTGGGTCGAGTCCTGCGAGCGCTTCGAGGAGTGCTACCTAATGCCCGACGCCGAACGCGAGCGGATGGCGGAAATTGCTCGTCCCGCCTGGCAGGCGTGGATCGTCGATGACTTCGGCATGGACGAAGCCCGCGTGCAGGGGCTGCTGGGTGAAGTCGAGCGTGTCGGCCAGCAGTTGGCAGACGACGACTACCGCATTTATGGTCAATAA
- a CDS encoding ornithine cyclodeaminase family protein produces MRVVTAEEVTRHLTWDGLIKRLHTTFVNGVESPPRHHHAMHRPDGEATMLLMPAWEAAGYIGVKMVNVFPQNADHGIPAISGLYLLSEGKHGQPLACIDGSELTRRRTAAASALAAQALAIENAETLLVVGTGKLAPMVIEAHASVRPIKRVLIWGRNPSKAAAIADEYAERFETHVVEELADAVAEADIVSCVTLSTQPLIKGEWLTPGTHLDLIGAFRPQMRETDALCLRRSEVFVDTYAGAKGEAGDVLQAIEEGEFQFDQIQAELAEVLSGAKSGRSGPEAITLFKSVGASLEDLAAAIEVWESLPEQP; encoded by the coding sequence ATGCGGGTTGTTACTGCCGAAGAGGTCACTCGCCACCTGACGTGGGATGGCTTGATCAAGCGGCTACACACAACGTTCGTGAACGGCGTGGAGTCACCTCCCCGCCATCACCACGCGATGCACCGGCCCGATGGCGAAGCCACCATGCTGCTAATGCCCGCCTGGGAAGCGGCGGGCTATATCGGCGTGAAAATGGTCAACGTGTTTCCGCAAAACGCCGACCACGGTATCCCGGCCATCTCTGGTCTTTATTTGCTCAGCGAGGGCAAACATGGCCAGCCGCTGGCCTGTATCGATGGCAGCGAGTTAACTCGGCGTCGTACGGCGGCGGCCTCCGCGCTGGCCGCCCAAGCCTTGGCGATTGAAAACGCAGAAACGCTGCTAGTGGTGGGCACCGGTAAGTTGGCGCCCATGGTGATTGAGGCTCACGCCAGCGTGCGCCCTATCAAACGTGTGCTGATCTGGGGCCGTAATCCCAGTAAAGCAGCAGCCATCGCCGACGAGTATGCCGAACGCTTTGAAACCCACGTAGTGGAAGAGTTGGCGGATGCGGTGGCTGAAGCGGATATCGTCAGTTGTGTGACGCTCTCTACCCAGCCGCTGATCAAGGGCGAGTGGCTGACGCCCGGTACCCATCTGGATTTGATCGGCGCGTTTCGGCCACAGATGCGCGAAACCGATGCGCTGTGTTTGCGACGCTCAGAGGTGTTTGTGGACACCTACGCCGGTGCCAAAGGCGAAGCGGGCGATGTTCTGCAAGCCATTGAAGAGGGCGAATTCCAGTTCGACCAGATCCAAGCGGAGCTTGCCGAGGTGCTAAGCGGGGCTAAATCGGGGCGCTCTGGGCCAGAGGCCATCACGCTATTCAAATCGGTGGGCGCCTCGCTTGAAGACTTGGCCGCTGCTATTGAAGTGTGGGAGTCACTCCCCGAACAGCCATAA
- a CDS encoding TRAP transporter large permease, producing the protein MTPAIIAFVVLLFIGAPVAVVMAMSGLAGGFAMGGERMLGIIADRMFSGVSGFLLIAVPYFIFTAELMNQGGLTHKLIAFNNALFGRVRGSLSHVNISVSVFFAGLTGAAVTDTVAIGKIMIPEMKKQGYDAEYAAAVTACSSIIGPIIPPSVVMVVYATLLRDISVIDLFAGGIIPGLLMALALLGVSFFLAWKRNYPKQAPTPFKAAIIALLVALPAMVVPLIILGGILSGLTTITEASGFAAVYAIVIGVVFYRNLTWRKIWDSLVTTVRFSGVVFFLLATSAVLGWFVTRSGIARDAASMITTFSDVAFVQLMLVCLLLLVIGTVMDVLPALVVIAPVLVPAMIQLGFDPLHFAILMIVVLNISNVTPPVGMTLMTAARIAEVPYERAIVASLPFYVSFLVVIVLLAAFPALSTWIPSLL; encoded by the coding sequence ATGACTCCTGCCATTATTGCGTTTGTCGTGCTGCTGTTTATCGGTGCGCCGGTAGCGGTGGTGATGGCCATGTCGGGGCTCGCGGGCGGCTTTGCGATGGGCGGCGAGCGCATGCTCGGTATTATTGCCGACCGCATGTTCTCCGGCGTCTCCGGCTTTCTGCTGATTGCCGTTCCCTACTTTATTTTCACCGCGGAACTGATGAACCAGGGCGGGCTGACCCACAAGCTGATCGCGTTCAACAATGCGCTGTTCGGCCGGGTGCGCGGGTCACTCTCTCACGTGAATATCTCGGTCTCGGTGTTCTTTGCGGGTCTCACCGGCGCGGCGGTCACTGATACCGTGGCCATCGGCAAAATTATGATCCCCGAGATGAAAAAACAGGGCTACGATGCCGAATACGCCGCTGCGGTTACCGCCTGTTCTTCCATCATCGGGCCGATTATTCCCCCCAGCGTGGTGATGGTGGTGTACGCCACACTGCTGCGGGATATTTCGGTGATTGACCTGTTTGCCGGTGGCATTATTCCTGGCCTGTTGATGGCGCTGGCGCTACTGGGCGTCAGTTTCTTCCTGGCCTGGAAGCGCAACTACCCGAAACAGGCACCCACACCCTTTAAGGCGGCCATCATCGCGCTGTTAGTCGCGCTGCCTGCCATGGTGGTGCCGCTGATTATCCTCGGGGGGATTCTCTCGGGGCTCACCACGATTACCGAAGCCTCGGGCTTTGCAGCGGTTTACGCCATTGTGATTGGCGTGGTCTTCTACCGTAATCTTACCTGGCGGAAAATTTGGGATTCGCTGGTGACCACGGTGCGCTTCTCCGGGGTAGTGTTTTTTCTGCTGGCAACCTCGGCGGTACTGGGCTGGTTCGTTACCCGCTCGGGCATCGCGAGGGATGCAGCCAGCATGATCACCACTTTTAGCGATGTGGCCTTTGTGCAATTGATGCTGGTGTGTCTGCTACTCTTGGTGATTGGCACCGTGATGGACGTGCTGCCTGCCCTGGTGGTCATTGCGCCGGTGCTGGTGCCTGCGATGATCCAGCTGGGCTTTGACCCGCTCCACTTCGCGATCCTGATGATCGTGGTGCTCAATATCTCCAACGTGACACCGCCAGTGGGGATGACGCTGATGACTGCCGCGCGAATAGCCGAGGTGCCGTACGAACGGGCGATCGTGGCCTCGCTGCCGTTTTACGTGTCGTTTTTAGTAGTGATAGTGCTCCTGGCGGCGTTCCCAGCACTCTCCACCTGGATTCCGTCACTGCTGTAA
- a CDS encoding RidA family protein, protein MGVTYQDSNARMSQVAIHNGTVYLAGQVPPDATADMRGQTEQVLARIDQLLAQAGTSKEHLISAQIWVTSMAEFDQMNAAWDAWVVPGRPPVRAALEAQLAKPEWKVEIMVVAALPEA, encoded by the coding sequence ATGGGCGTTACCTATCAAGACAGCAATGCACGTATGAGCCAAGTGGCGATTCACAACGGCACCGTTTATCTAGCAGGCCAGGTTCCCCCTGATGCCACCGCGGATATGCGTGGCCAAACTGAGCAAGTGCTGGCGCGTATTGATCAACTGCTAGCCCAAGCGGGCACCTCGAAAGAGCATTTGATATCGGCGCAAATCTGGGTCACCAGCATGGCGGAATTCGATCAAATGAACGCGGCTTGGGATGCCTGGGTCGTGCCCGGTCGCCCGCCGGTGCGTGCCGCGCTTGAAGCCCAGCTCGCCAAGCCCGAGTGGAAAGTTGAGATCATGGTGGTAGCCGCGCTGCCGGAGGCCTGA
- a CDS encoding addiction module antidote protein: protein MKSHDDAVITMLREDPDMAIDYLRTAFDELDEEGGETTLLMALRHVVKAQGGMAVVAERAKLSRESLYRALSPKGNPTLRTMTAVIKATGL from the coding sequence ATGAAAAGCCATGATGATGCTGTGATTACAATGCTTCGAGAAGACCCTGATATGGCTATCGATTATTTACGCACCGCTTTTGATGAGTTGGATGAGGAAGGCGGCGAAACGACCCTTCTTATGGCGCTCCGCCATGTGGTGAAGGCCCAAGGTGGAATGGCAGTCGTTGCTGAACGTGCCAAGCTATCAAGAGAAAGCCTTTATCGTGCATTATCGCCTAAGGGTAACCCTACCTTGCGTACTATGACTGCCGTCATCAAAGCCACTGGCTTATGA
- a CDS encoding DUF2726 domain-containing protein, with amino-acid sequence MNPLIGVEDFFIKTVVFVIIVALCTAILQGLLSKRIVAKKRKNKARKQYVNAMNYRRDGVVRDVKEEVEDKRIEKLKESYEKKDKNYSEKLIMDGGAYVAKAKMMSASEQGVYKILEKAYGDKYYIFCQVRVVDIVQPNITKYQTWTKEYKSLFWQISQWHFDYVMCDKSSFSIFCALELDDASHERADRVKRDRILNAVCKDAGVVLKRMKLNHESKRVEVIS; translated from the coding sequence ATGAATCCACTTATAGGCGTTGAAGATTTTTTTATTAAAACTGTTGTTTTTGTAATTATAGTCGCGTTATGTACAGCAATATTGCAAGGCTTGTTAAGCAAAAGAATAGTAGCTAAAAAGAGAAAAAATAAAGCGCGTAAACAATACGTAAACGCAATGAATTATAGGCGTGATGGCGTTGTAAGGGACGTAAAAGAGGAAGTGGAAGATAAACGAATTGAAAAACTTAAAGAGAGTTATGAGAAAAAGGATAAAAATTATTCTGAAAAATTAATAATGGATGGCGGTGCATACGTAGCTAAAGCAAAAATGATGAGCGCATCAGAACAAGGCGTGTATAAAATTCTAGAAAAAGCCTATGGGGATAAGTATTACATCTTTTGCCAAGTAAGGGTTGTGGATATAGTTCAGCCAAATATCACTAAATATCAGACGTGGACAAAAGAGTATAAGTCTCTCTTTTGGCAAATATCACAATGGCACTTTGATTATGTCATGTGTGATAAAAGTAGTTTTAGTATATTTTGTGCGCTTGAGCTTGATGACGCAAGCCATGAGAGAGCCGATAGAGTGAAAAGAGACCGTATTTTAAATGCAGTATGTAAAGATGCTGGTGTTGTTTTAAAGAGAATGAAGTTAAATCATGAAAGTAAGAGAGTAGAGGTTATCTCTTGA